Within Hydrogenoanaerobacterium saccharovorans, the genomic segment TTTAGGATGCCAAATCATGTTGAAAATATGTCCTACGCATTCCAAGGTTGTAAAAGCCTTAAAACTCTTCCAAATGACTTTACAATACCAAACTCAGTAATTAATATGTCTAATGCCTTTTATGGTTGTGACCAATTGGAATTACCATCTTCATTTAAAATACCTACAATACTTTTTCAAAGTGGAAAACAAATTTTTGGACCAAAAAAAATTGATACAGGTGTACAAGCACAATTTGTAACATATCATAATAATAATATGAAAGCATATGCTATGGCACATCCAGATGAAACAAATTGGATTGAGGGCGAAATACAAACTGAATATGATGCTGGACAATTCTACAACTTTACCGTTTCGGCAAACAATGTTACAAACTTTAAAGATATTGTATATGTATTAAACTATGACAATAAATATTTTGACATTGTAAATCTGTTTAATGGTGTGAACCCGACAAAGACCACGATTGGTGAAGTGCCGGGAACGGAAATTACAATTCTTGAAATTACTCCTACTAAAATTAAATTTAAATGCAATAAAGAAGTACCTGCTGGCAAGTCTTGGTCTGGAGTAGTCAATATTATAACGCTCAAAGCAAAACAAAACACTTTGTCGAATGTAAGTGTTTCTACCGAAACGAAATAGTGAATGACAGAATAAGGAGAACATAAGATGAATAAGATTTTTCAAAAAGCACTCAGTCTTATCCTCTGTATTTGCATGTTGCTGAATATGCCTTATGTAACCTATGCAATGGAACAAATTAATGTACAGGGTATAGTTAATGAGAAAGCAACCGTTATAGATAGCGGATTTCCAAAAACTCCTGAATCAGATAAAGATGGAAATATAGAAGAACAGAAACAAAATCAAGAGTCTGAAATAAACTCTAAAGAAAAACCAACTGTACAAGATGAGCCTTCTCAAACTGGATTTAAATACAGTGACGAAGAAGTTGCACACATTATGGAACAGCATAGCTTGACAAAGAATGAAGTCATGAGCTATGAAGCAATGTGCATCTGGCCAGAGCAAATTGAAATGATGTTAAAGCTAAAATCGAAGTACCAATTTACTCAAGAACAGGCATATACTCTAATACACTATTATCCTGGAGATTCTTTTACAGAAAAAGCGGTTGAAAAATTAAATCAACTTGTAAAGGTAAATTATAAAAATATTACATCACGAGAAATTCAAGATTATTTTTGGGCGGGGTACGATGTTGATCATATCCGCGAAGCAATAATAATTTCTGAGGTGATGGATCAACCATTTGCATCTGTAATAGTAAAAAACCCTGTTTATTCTTTATCAAATCGTCAGGCAATAGATTATATAAAAAAACAAAGCAAGCAGACAGAAGAAAAAGCTGATAAACAAGAAGATAATAATTCCATCACAGCTCCTGATTTAAAGGCAGAAAACCCACCCAAGGATACTTTAAATAACTCTGAAATAACGAATGAAAACACGCAAGGTGTACAGAAAGGTGTAGAAACACCTAAACAAGATGAAAAAGAATCTCCTATAAATCCTGATCTAAATGTAGGAAACTCTAACAAAGATACCTTGAACAGCACTGAGTCGGAAAACAGAGTACCGGGAACACAGAAAGATGAAAAATTACAGGATCAAGGTGAAAAAGGCACTGTCATAAAATCTAATTTAGATTCAGAAAACGCTAAAGAAGAAATTTTAAAGAGCACTGAAACAGAAAGTAATAACAAGCAAGTACAGTCAGAGGATTTTAAGTCCAACAATGGGGCAGATGAAAAACTTTTTAAACTTGCGAATAAGAATTCTCTAAATTTGCAAGAAAAATTGAATAAGCAGCAGAATGACCTACCAGTGATACCATCAAAAATCAATACTGTCAGTGTAAATGCTGATTCGCTTATAGATTTTTTAAAAAGTTCCACAGTAGAAACATTTGAAGCAAAAAAAGACGACACACTGGAATCAACAACTGAAGAAGAAGACATATCTGATATAGAACAACCTAAAAGAATGCCTTTTGCAGAACAATTAATTTTGGGACAAAAAAGGCTATCAAATCGTATACAGGCTAGAGAAATTCAAGGTTATGAAGCAACAGTACTTACCATTACTCCTGAAAACTTTGGAGATTATTATCTGGTGAATTTCAATTTTATTTTTGATAAACTAAATTGTACCGAAGATTTAATGGATACCAACTGCCAATGGAATGAACTGCTCAATAAAGCTATTACATGGGAAGTAGCCACTTATGGAGAGTTTGAAAATCAAACTGTTGAACAAAGCAAGAGCGAAGAAGTAGAAGGTAAAACAGAAGAACCCCAATATAATACTTCTAGGTCAAAGCGTTCGGCATCAAGGTTACCTACACCGTCTAATACCGGCGAAGATAATGTACAACATCCTGAAGTATCTGCGCCATATTCGGTTAGCGGAGGGAAAAACGAAACAATTAGTATGGCAACAGGTGCATTTCAATTCGATTATCCTATAGCCAATTTACAGTCGTCAAATTCAAACAACAGTTTTAATTTAAATCTGATTTATGATCTTGACGAAGCAGGAGAGAGTAAACGTTATATTAGAACGAGAGATAGAGAAGTTTACACACTAATATTGCAAGATGAAATTTATGAAGGCAATCGGCTTGTAAAGAAGAAACCTAAACACTATGTATATTTTTTAACTGAAAAAGCGCGAGATGCGGCTGCTAAAACAGTAGATGCATGGTACAAAAAGAATTGGAGCAGCGAAAACGCAACAACAAAAAATCTTAATGACAGCGGTTCAGAAACAATTAAAGTATATGTTAATTTAAAGAACGAAGGGCAAAACCCAATAGAAGAAGCGACCCATTTGGGCGATGGATGGATGTGGAATATACCTATTTTTGATATAGGTGTTGGTAATTCGTCGGTCACAATTTTTACTCTTCATCTTCCCGGAAAAGGCAAATTTATTTATAACCCCGAGAAGAGCAAAACAAAATTTGTCGGGTATCCACGAAGCGATATTTCGATTCGGCAATCCGGAAATCAATATATTGTTGAGACCAAAGACGGTATGCATTATTATTTCTCTACTACAAGTGGATTGATAAGTCAGCAAATAGACCGTTATGGAAATCAGATAACCTATACATACAATTCACAAAACCAACTAACAGCTATTCGAGATATGTATAACCGTACAATCAGATTTGATTATTCATCTGGGCAGGTAAAAGTAACATCTCCAGATGGGAACGCGACTATTCTGCATCTTACTAATGGTATGCTGAGCAAAATAACAGATGGTGAAGGGCGTGAAAGCAAGTTTACATATGAGAAAAGTGCTGTTAGCTATAGTTTCTTAAAAGAAGTAAAGGCAATATCAGCTACTAATATAAATCCTAAATATGGAGAAGCGGTTGTAGTTCCCGATGTCGGAAGCGATTCTATTACCAAGCTGAAAAGTGTAGAGCATCCTACCGGGGTGACTACAAATTATATTTATACTAAAATTGAAGAAGATCTTGGACAAGGCTCCGTTGATCATTATAAACTCAGCGAAAGATCTGATTCTATTAACGGGCAAGTATTTAACCAAAAAAAATATACACATGTTAAATACACTTCCTCAGATAAAACTTACACCTATACTTCTAGCTACCGCGACATACTTGATAACAATGAAATTCGCAAATACAGCTACAAGTTCAATGAAAAACATCTGCCTATCGAAGAAGAGTTTAACGCACCTGCCGCGGCAGGCAGCAAAGCCCTAAACAAAAAAACAACCCGTGTTTTTGACAGCTATGAGTTGCCGGAAAGAGAAACCGAGGTTATCTCGAATGGCTCTGCTACCAAAACACTCATTCGTTTGTATGACTACGATTCTAAGGGTAACTTACTGTCTGAAACAAATGAAAAGGCAGAGGGCAATGCAAACGGCGAGTACACAACCACCTATACTTACGATTCAAACTACAGCCTGCCGTTAACCAAAACGTACAAGCAGGATGTGGGTGCCACAATCAAAATTGAAAACATCCTGGCACCCGGCGGAAAGGATATCGGCTGGATAAACACGTACGAGAACGGCGCCCTCAAAAACAAGGTGCAGTATCTGTACGATGGATTCGGAAACGTCACAGAAAAGCAGGAGTTCCCTGATGTGAACGGTACTCCGATTTCTACCTATTACAGCTACAGCGGTGGATACAACGGTGCAAACCGCACCAAAGAATGGGTGACCGATGTAAAAGATGCAGACGGCCAATCACTCGGTACTGTTGAAAAATTGTATACCTACGACGCCATGGGCAGGCTGCTGACTGAAAAAGACGGCAACGACAATACATCATCGACCGCATACGATAAAGTAGGCAGACCCATAAAAATAACCGATGCCAAAGGTGCGGTGCAGTCTTATTCCTACAACGATTCTGCCAACACCACAACATTTACCGATAAAAATCATACTTCCTATCTCTACAGCTATGACTCATTAGGAAGATTGGTTTCTACCAAGAACATGACGGCAAACGGATTGCTGATAGCGGCCAAAACCTACGATGCAATTGGCAGACTGCTCAGCGAAAGCAAAAACCAAGATACACAGGGCATTCGCAATATTCGTTATCAGTACGATAATCTAGACAGAAAAACCGGGATGTCTTACTACGAGAGCAGTTCCTCCGGCACTCCAGTTTACAATGAAGCTTATCGTTACGAAGATGTACTGGGCAATGGTGGCAGCAAGCTGACCAAAACAGCCGGAGACCGCACAACAACCCAGTATTGGAACAAATACGGTGAACTGGTTCAAGAAGGCGGTGTGCTTGGCGGTTCTGACCAGATGACAAGTACCTACCACGACTACAACTACGTGGGGCAAAAAACGGCGGACAAACATTATATCAACGGCCAGTTAACGGTGGTATCCGCCTATGACCTTGACCATCAGGGGCAGGCAATCAAAACCACCGACGCTTTAGGCGGCTCTGTCACTGCTCGTTTCGATGGAATGGGACGAGTTGTCGAGCAGACCGACAAAGCGGGGAAAACAACCGTTAGCATCTATGATAAACTGGGCAGGCTGATTAAGCAGGAACTTCCGTTTGCGGGAAGCAAAAAATCGCTAAAGGTACATTACTACGATAAAAACGGCAATGTGGTAAAAACCAAGCAGACCAATCAGGCCGACAACAGCGATGCAGTCACATTTGCTCAAACGGAATACATCTACGATGCAACCAACAAGCTGACCGATACTATTTTAACCACCGATGCATCCAGCAAGATGTACACGCATTATACGTTTGATGCGGCGGGGAACACTACGGCAATGTATACCGGGCTGACACAACCATACTCAGCATCGTTGCCTGCGTCTGCATACACCGTTACAAAGTATGAGTATGACAGTGAAAACCGTTTGGTTAAAACTATTTATGCAGATGGCACTACGGAAACGGTTGAATACGACAAAAACGGCAATAAAACCGCAACCACCGACCGCAACGGCAAT encodes:
- a CDS encoding RHS repeat domain-containing protein, coding for MNKIFQKALSLILCICMLLNMPYVTYAMEQINVQGIVNEKATVIDSGFPKTPESDKDGNIEEQKQNQESEINSKEKPTVQDEPSQTGFKYSDEEVAHIMEQHSLTKNEVMSYEAMCIWPEQIEMMLKLKSKYQFTQEQAYTLIHYYPGDSFTEKAVEKLNQLVKVNYKNITSREIQDYFWAGYDVDHIREAIIISEVMDQPFASVIVKNPVYSLSNRQAIDYIKKQSKQTEEKADKQEDNNSITAPDLKAENPPKDTLNNSEITNENTQGVQKGVETPKQDEKESPINPDLNVGNSNKDTLNSTESENRVPGTQKDEKLQDQGEKGTVIKSNLDSENAKEEILKSTETESNNKQVQSEDFKSNNGADEKLFKLANKNSLNLQEKLNKQQNDLPVIPSKINTVSVNADSLIDFLKSSTVETFEAKKDDTLESTTEEEDISDIEQPKRMPFAEQLILGQKRLSNRIQAREIQGYEATVLTITPENFGDYYLVNFNFIFDKLNCTEDLMDTNCQWNELLNKAITWEVATYGEFENQTVEQSKSEEVEGKTEEPQYNTSRSKRSASRLPTPSNTGEDNVQHPEVSAPYSVSGGKNETISMATGAFQFDYPIANLQSSNSNNSFNLNLIYDLDEAGESKRYIRTRDREVYTLILQDEIYEGNRLVKKKPKHYVYFLTEKARDAAAKTVDAWYKKNWSSENATTKNLNDSGSETIKVYVNLKNEGQNPIEEATHLGDGWMWNIPIFDIGVGNSSVTIFTLHLPGKGKFIYNPEKSKTKFVGYPRSDISIRQSGNQYIVETKDGMHYYFSTTSGLISQQIDRYGNQITYTYNSQNQLTAIRDMYNRTIRFDYSSGQVKVTSPDGNATILHLTNGMLSKITDGEGRESKFTYEKSAVSYSFLKEVKAISATNINPKYGEAVVVPDVGSDSITKLKSVEHPTGVTTNYIYTKIEEDLGQGSVDHYKLSERSDSINGQVFNQKKYTHVKYTSSDKTYTYTSSYRDILDNNEIRKYSYKFNEKHLPIEEEFNAPAAAGSKALNKKTTRVFDSYELPERETEVISNGSATKTLIRLYDYDSKGNLLSETNEKAEGNANGEYTTTYTYDSNYSLPLTKTYKQDVGATIKIENILAPGGKDIGWINTYENGALKNKVQYLYDGFGNVTEKQEFPDVNGTPISTYYSYSGGYNGANRTKEWVTDVKDADGQSLGTVEKLYTYDAMGRLLTEKDGNDNTSSTAYDKVGRPIKITDAKGAVQSYSYNDSANTTTFTDKNHTSYLYSYDSLGRLVSTKNMTANGLLIAAKTYDAIGRLLSESKNQDTQGIRNIRYQYDNLDRKTGMSYYESSSSGTPVYNEAYRYEDVLGNGGSKLTKTAGDRTTTQYWNKYGELVQEGGVLGGSDQMTSTYHDYNYVGQKTADKHYINGQLTVVSAYDLDHQGQAIKTTDALGGSVTARFDGMGRVVEQTDKAGKTTVSIYDKLGRLIKQELPFAGSKKSLKVHYYDKNGNVVKTKQTNQADNSDAVTFAQTEYIYDATNKLTDTILTTDASSKMYTHYTFDAAGNTTAMYTGLTQPYSASLPASAYTVTKYEYDSENRLVKTIYADGTTETVEYDKNGNKTATTDRNGNRIVFTYNTLGKLTNENAGAKQKNYTYTNSGELLTEEESSIRIQYAYDDLGRQIQITEPNGVVKNYTYDNLGNRITFTLSVDGKQKTNTSYGYDKLNRLTTVKENGAAAASYTYDANGNRKTLTNANGTAVDYTYNDANLVTGLTNKKGTAILSSYSYTYNLDGNQRTKTDHTGKTTAYTYDLAGRLTKEAESGGNTMAYTFDSRNNRSTLTVTGKENYSVAYTYNPANNRLLQETKTVGDKQEISTYSYDKNGNQLLKMQSMLAAATGAQPEVSLHISAPEPSDLGATISTYDVWNRLTQVENKSGISSYAYYPNNLRYTKDVNGTALCQVWDGSNLALEYTPQTKVDVRRYVRGINLISMDAGANKSYYLFNAHGDVVQLTDAAGGVTQTYDYDAFGNQKTDTPTDTNPFRYCGEYFDIETGTIYLRARYYDPAIGRMISQDTFAGNPSDPLSLNLYTYCNNNPVSYHDPSGHVPTAVVGALIGGAIGYGVNLFTQLSSNGWNWSSLDQRSLWASAGAGAVSGAMAGMTGGLSLLGSVGSGALIGGANYGTYNLLNGTDPTLEGYALSMGTGAAMSGITYGISNAGIKGGINGIKYSPVNPGPLKQSIAETFTGASYTQKALEANTVFYRVSTNEAGKVGSYMTRTPQMGGMQSQLDLALNPEWGNTAQVVTKVTVPKGTVIYEGTAAPQVINGGAGMLPGGGNQIYIPEVNPKWFK